A segment of the Ruegeria sp. AD91A genome:
TTTTCCTGTGGTTGGCGAAATTCGAAGTGACCCGGCAATACGCTTATTACGACGTATTATTCGATAACGTCTCAGGGCTTTCGGCGGCGGGTGGGGTAAATTTCAATGGCCTTCCTGTTGGGCAGGTGCTCTCTTTGAACCTGGACAAGGACGATCCGTCCAAGGTTCGGGTGCGTATAGAAGTGGATGCAGATATTCCGATCACCGAAGAAACGATCGCCCAGCTTCAATCGTTGGGCGTAACCGGCGTAGGTTACATCGAACTTACCGGCGGGTCACCGACCGCCAAAAGATTGCCGCAGGACGGCGTGATCAAAAGCAAGCGCAGCACCATCCAGTCTTTGTTTGAAGGCGCACCGAAGGTGCTGGACGAGGCCGTTACACTTCTGGAAAACCTGAACAAGGTCGTTGACGACAAGAACCGGCAAGCCGTGAGCGGCATTCTGGATAACCTTGCCTCTGCAACCAGCCGGCTGGACAAGACTTTGACAAGCTTTGACTCCGTGGCCAGCGACATAGGCAGCGCAGCCCGAGATATTGGAGAGTTTTCAAAACGTCTGGACCCTCTGATCGAAACGGCCGAGACGACCCTCAAGACCGGCACGGAGACGCTCAATTCAGTTAAGTCCGCGTCCGAGTCAGCCAAGACCGCGCTGGACGAAGCGAAAACGACGATCGAGACAGCAGACCGCATCCTGCAGCAAGACATTCAACCTTTCATCGAGCGCGGATCGCAACTGGCCGAACGGTTGACCGTCTTGTCGGATGAGGGCAGCGTCACACTTGGAATTGTGAATGAAACCGTGTTGAACGCCAACACGACACTTGGTTCGATAACAACTGCAATGGACACAGCCAAAGGCGCGCTGTCTTCGGCAGAAACAGCCTTTGAATCAGCCAATCGCGTCATGGAAGAAGATGTGGCACCCGTTGCGGAAGATATCCGAAAGGCAGCCAACCAGGTAACCGAAACAGTCTCGAACATCACAGATAAGATCGATCAAATTTCGGACGATGTCCTGAGCGCATCGAATTCTGCGTCAGAGCTGCTGGGAACAATTGACGGCATCGTTCAGACCAACCGCCGCCAGGTTTCGGATTTCCTGCGGGTTGGTCTGCCGCAATTTATCCGCTTCGTCGAAGAATCCCAACGTCTTGTGATCAGCCTCGACCGTCTGGTGGACAAGGTCGAACGTGATCCTGCGCGGTTTCTGCTGGGCACCCAAGCATCGGAGTTCCGTCAATGATCAAGCCTGCAATTGCAATACTGACGTTTGCATTGGTCGGTGGATGTGCCGGATTGGGCACTTTGAAACAAGCCGCGAAACCTAACGATCTGTATCTGTTGACACCCAAAAGCACGTTTTCGTCGGCGCTGCCGCGAATACAGAAACAGATCGTTGTTGAAGAACCAACAGCAACCGCCGCTGTGAACACGGATCAGATCGCCATTCAGCCCACCCCGTTTCAGGTTCAGTATTTGCCACGGGCGCGTTGGGTGGATCGCGCGCCTCTGATCGTTCAGACGCTGTTGATCGAGAGCTTTGAGAACTCTGGCAAAGTCGCTGCCGTTGGCCGGTCAACGGTTGGATTGCGCGCTGATTATGTGATCGCACCGGACCTGCGCGAGTTTCAGGGCATTGTTGTCGCGGACCCCGAGAACGGAGACAAAATCCGTATCGAAGTACGCATGAACATAAAGGTCATTGATGAATACGACGACAAGATCATCGCTTCGAATTCGTTTCAGGAAAATGTCGTTGCCGCAAGCGACCAGACATCAGATCTGATCAAGGCGTTTGATTTAGCCCTGGGGCGCGCGATGCGGGATGCCGTTGAATGGAGCATTCGCAGGATCAACACGCATGTGGCCAACAATCCCAGATCGAACCCCAGTTAAGCTAAGCCACATGTCAAAACGGTGCGCGCGGGCGCAGTTCGCCCACACATGTTCTGGGTAAACGGTTTTTTGTTCCGGATCCCGCCTCAGAAAAGAGATGCCGAAGCGCGTTTCCAATCCGCCGCGAATTCCTCGGGAACAACATCCGCCAGCAACGCACCATCCTCCAAATAGGTGTAAAGTTCGCCATAGGTGCGCTCATGCTCGTCCGCCGTACGACGTAGAATGTCGCGTGGATGCAGTTCGGACACTTTTTCCTTCCCCATCGCACCCAAGAGTTCACGGAAGCTTTCCAGTGTAGCGTCGTGATACCGGTGAACGCGCTGCCGCTTTTGCGGGATGTTCACCGCGCGCCCCCGAACTGTGTCCTGGGTGGCGACCCCTGACGGGCAACGGTTCGTGTTACAATGCAAGGCCTGAATGCAGCCAACCGCAAACATCATCGCCCGCGCGGCGTTGCACATATCCGCACCAAGCGCGAATTTCTCGACTATGTCGTATCCGGTCGCCACTTTGCCCGCACAAATGATCCGGATCTTGTCACGCAGCCCAACGCCACGCAGGCAATTGTTTGCGAAAATCAGCGCCTCGTTCAGGGGCATGCCCAGACGGTTGGTGAACTCGACTGGGGCCGCGCCCGTACCCCCTTCTGATCCATCAATAGTGATGAAGTCCGGCAGTATACCTGTCTCGAGCATTGCCTTGCAAATCGACATGAACTCGGACGGGTTGCCAATACACAATTTGAAGCCGACTGGTTTGCCACCAGACATTTCGCGCAGATGTTGAACAAAGTGCATCAACCCCGAGGGCCCTTCAAATGCACTGTGTGTTGGAGGGGAAATCACATCCTGATGCTCGGGCACCCCACGGATTTCGGCAATCTCAGCATCGACCTTGGCAGCCGGCAGAACTCCACCATGCGCTGGCTTGGCACCTTGGGACAATTTGATCTCAATCGCCTTGACCACATCCTTTGTGGCCTTGTCGGCGAACTTGTCCTTGTCAAATCCGCCTTCAGGCGTACGGCATCCAAAATAGCCCGTCCCAATCTGCCAGATGATGTCGCCGCCTTCGGCCAAATGGTGAGGAGACAATCCGCCTTCACCGGTGTTGTGGGCGAACCCTCCGTCCTTTGCCCCGCCATTCAGCGCGCGGATGGCGTTGGCGCTCAGCGCACCGAAACTCATGGCCGAAACATTGAGGCGCGAGGCACTGTAAGGTTGTGTGCATTGCGGTCCCCCCAGCATCACGCGGAGTTCACTTTCGTCTACGTGTTTGGGCGCAAGTGAGTGATTTGCGCGGTGATAACCAACCTCGTTAATGTCGTACTGGGTCCCGAAGGCCTGCGTGTCCATCTGGCCCTTTGCGCGGGAATAAACTAGCCCCCGAACGATCCGGTTGAAAGGTCGACCGCTTTCATTGGTTTCAACGAAATACTGTCGAATTTCCGGACTGACAAATTCCAGCATATAACGGAAATGCCCCAGAACCGGGTAGTTGTTCAGCACATTGTGTTTGGTTGTCAAAATGTCATAAAGACCAATGACCGCGTAGGGCACCAAAAGGACCAAAAGCCAGTGAGCAGGGGGCCAGAAAAAACCCAAAAGCAACACAAGTGGCAGGCAGACATAGCTCAGAAAATAGTAGATCCTGCGTACAATCATGTTCCTGGCTCCTCGTATTTCCGACCGGCCGTTGCGCGTTCCAACAGCACTCAACGTGAAACAGATTGATTTTTAATTGCAAGCTTTTGAGAGAATTTATCCGCTCAAAGACGAAAACGTGAAAACGTGTTACGGCCGCTCAACGGTTGAACAGGGTGTCGCCAGTGGATATGCCACACATACCAAAAGACGACAGGCACACACTTGACAAAAACGCATTCCCAACCCCAGCGCGACCGAAAGAGTCTTATGTTTCTCGCTGTCTTTGCCGGAGGGGCGCTGGGATCGTTGTTGCGCGAAGTATTCGCACTGGAAATCCCCGGCCTCAGTTTCCTCACGTCGACTTTCGGCATCAACGTGACGGCCTGTTTTGTCTTAGGATGGCTGTATTCAATACGTCACAAGGTGCACGCTCATGTGCTGCAATTGGGCGCAGTCGGGTTTTGTGGTGGGTTATCCACCTTTTCATCTTTTGTAGCTGATCTGGAACGTATTGCCGAAGGTGATCTGTGGGCCGTCCCTGTTGCCGTCGGGTTGGAAATCGCTTTCGGCATTGGCGCTGCGCTGGTCGGAGAAAAGCTGGGCAACCATTTTCATTCCGAAAGGTCACCGTCATGAATGATCTCTATCTTCATGCGATGTTCGCACTGGGAGGAGGCCTGGGGGCGGTCCTACGTCATTGGCTGGCTTTGAAAGTGCGGCACGATTTGCCCTTTTCAACGCTGATCGTGAATGTAGTAGGCAGCCTGCTGCTTGGGCTCTGGATCGGCTATCTGGGCGGCCCTGTCGACATCCCCGAGGACCAAAGACGGCTGGTATTTGGTTTTTGCGGCGGGTTTACCACGTTCTCCAGCTTTGCCTACCAATCTCTTGAACTTCGGCGCGAGCGCACTCTGGTTCTGGCAGCTGGCAATATCCTGATCAGCCTGGCGCTGTGCTGGTTCGCCTTGTGGCTTGGGCTGACCTTGACGCGCTAATGCACATGAGCGGCAACATGTGACCCGAGCTTCGGAGCGCGACAAAAGAAAAGCAATGGAATTGTCGCCAAGGCAAGCAGACCCAGATTGTTGAATACGGTCAAATAGGAAATCATCTCGGCCTGCTTCATGATTTCCTGGCCCAGAATGGCAGCACCTTCAGCGCTGTCTGGCGCAAGGCCAAGCGGGCTCAGATACGCCTGGGCCGCGGGGTTGTAGGGCGTCACATTCTGGCTGAGCACCGCCGTATTGGTCTGCAACCCGCGTACAACCCAGGTGCCGACCAGCGAGATGCCAACCGACGATCCCAATTGCCTTGTCACATTGAACAGACCAGATGCTTCGTCCTGCCGGCCTTTACTGATGCTCTCGAAAGCCAGTATCGACATCGGCACGAACACAAGACCCATCCCGAGGCCGCTGATGGCCCCCGGCCACGCGAGCTCCCAAAAACCGGCATTGAGGTTGATGGCCCCCATCATGAAATTCCCGATCGCCGTCAGCAACAGACCGATGCCCGCCAGCAGGCGCGGATCAAAGCGGTTTACCAGAACTGCGCCGGTCAGAACCATGGACAGCCCTGCGGTCAGGCCACGCGGAATGAACAGATGGCCCGACGCGATTACAGGGAAATCCAGCAGGCTTTGAACAAGCGTCGGCAAAATCGCGATGCCCCCGAACAGAGACACGGCAAAACCCGCGATGATCAGATTGCAAAGGGCAAAGTTTCGATCTGCGAACAGACGCAGGTCCACAACCGAATTGCGAGAGGTCAACGCGTGAAAAATGAATCCAAACGCCCCGAGAATTGCTGCGATCACGGCCACTTGGATGACGCGGGACGACATCCAGTCCAGTGTCTCGCCTTGATCCAGAACGAATTGAAGGCACCCGATTCCAACAGCCAGCAGAGCAAGGCCTTTCCAATCGATCTGGACCTCCTCGGTTTTGTCTTCCGGCAATTCTCCGGCCAGCAGAAGCAGTGCAAGGGCCGCCACGGGAAGATTGACGAAGAAGACCATCCGCCAGGAAAAATATTCGGTCAGGATTGCACCGACCGTTGGCCCCAGAACCGGCGCCACCACGACGCCCAGACCGAAGATGGCCATTGCCTGTCCGCGCTTTTCCCGCGGGAAGGCATCAAACAGAATGGATTGTGACAAAGGGATCAGGAAAGCGCCGAACATGCCCTGAGCCAGCCGAAAGGCAACAATGACCTCAAGGCTCCACGACATGCCGCACATCATCGACATGACGGCAAAACCAGTCACCGCCGTCAGGATCAACCGTCGTCGGCCCACGCGTCGGGCGACGAACCCTGTCAACGGCATGATGACCACCGCGGAAACGATATAGCTGGTCAGAATCCATGTCGCCTGATCGGTCGTCGCCCCAAATGCGGCCTGGATATGCGGCAACGCCACATTGACAATCGTACTGTCTAGGACTTCCAGAATGGCGCTGAGAACAACGGCGATCACGATCACCATGTTCACATGGCCGGACGCCGCAGGGGTCATTTGCCGTCCACCGGACCTGTTGTATCTACGACAACTTTGCTGCTGCCTCCGACACGCAAGGGCGCATCGGTCGGGTCAAGCTCGATCCGAACCGGAAATCGCCGGGTGACCTTGACCCAATTCCCGCTCGCGTTTTCCGAGGGCAACAAGGAAAACGTGTCCCCGGACCCTCGCCCGATTGACGCCACCTTACCTGTAAGCGTCGTCCCAGGGAGCATATCGACACGTATCGTGACCGGCTGCCCCG
Coding sequences within it:
- a CDS encoding MlaD family protein, producing METKANYILIGAFTLAGLLGVFGFFLWLAKFEVTRQYAYYDVLFDNVSGLSAAGGVNFNGLPVGQVLSLNLDKDDPSKVRVRIEVDADIPITEETIAQLQSLGVTGVGYIELTGGSPTAKRLPQDGVIKSKRSTIQSLFEGAPKVLDEAVTLLENLNKVVDDKNRQAVSGILDNLASATSRLDKTLTSFDSVASDIGSAARDIGEFSKRLDPLIETAETTLKTGTETLNSVKSASESAKTALDEAKTTIETADRILQQDIQPFIERGSQLAERLTVLSDEGSVTLGIVNETVLNANTTLGSITTAMDTAKGALSSAETAFESANRVMEEDVAPVAEDIRKAANQVTETVSNITDKIDQISDDVLSASNSASELLGTIDGIVQTNRRQVSDFLRVGLPQFIRFVEESQRLVISLDRLVDKVERDPARFLLGTQASEFRQ
- a CDS encoding ABC-type transport auxiliary lipoprotein family protein; translated protein: MIKPAIAILTFALVGGCAGLGTLKQAAKPNDLYLLTPKSTFSSALPRIQKQIVVEEPTATAAVNTDQIAIQPTPFQVQYLPRARWVDRAPLIVQTLLIESFENSGKVAAVGRSTVGLRADYVIAPDLREFQGIVVADPENGDKIRIEVRMNIKVIDEYDDKIIASNSFQENVVAASDQTSDLIKAFDLALGRAMRDAVEWSIRRINTHVANNPRSNPS
- a CDS encoding FMN-binding glutamate synthase family protein, whose amino-acid sequence is MIVRRIYYFLSYVCLPLVLLLGFFWPPAHWLLVLLVPYAVIGLYDILTTKHNVLNNYPVLGHFRYMLEFVSPEIRQYFVETNESGRPFNRIVRGLVYSRAKGQMDTQAFGTQYDINEVGYHRANHSLAPKHVDESELRVMLGGPQCTQPYSASRLNVSAMSFGALSANAIRALNGGAKDGGFAHNTGEGGLSPHHLAEGGDIIWQIGTGYFGCRTPEGGFDKDKFADKATKDVVKAIEIKLSQGAKPAHGGVLPAAKVDAEIAEIRGVPEHQDVISPPTHSAFEGPSGLMHFVQHLREMSGGKPVGFKLCIGNPSEFMSICKAMLETGILPDFITIDGSEGGTGAAPVEFTNRLGMPLNEALIFANNCLRGVGLRDKIRIICAGKVATGYDIVEKFALGADMCNAARAMMFAVGCIQALHCNTNRCPSGVATQDTVRGRAVNIPQKRQRVHRYHDATLESFRELLGAMGKEKVSELHPRDILRRTADEHERTYGELYTYLEDGALLADVVPEEFAADWKRASASLF
- a CDS encoding CrcB family protein, with the translated sequence MFLAVFAGGALGSLLREVFALEIPGLSFLTSTFGINVTACFVLGWLYSIRHKVHAHVLQLGAVGFCGGLSTFSSFVADLERIAEGDLWAVPVAVGLEIAFGIGAALVGEKLGNHFHSERSPS
- the crcB gene encoding fluoride efflux transporter CrcB; translated protein: MNDLYLHAMFALGGGLGAVLRHWLALKVRHDLPFSTLIVNVVGSLLLGLWIGYLGGPVDIPEDQRRLVFGFCGGFTTFSSFAYQSLELRRERTLVLAAGNILISLALCWFALWLGLTLTR
- a CDS encoding DHA2 family efflux MFS transporter permease subunit, with amino-acid sequence MTPAASGHVNMVIVIAVVLSAILEVLDSTIVNVALPHIQAAFGATTDQATWILTSYIVSAVVIMPLTGFVARRVGRRRLILTAVTGFAVMSMMCGMSWSLEVIVAFRLAQGMFGAFLIPLSQSILFDAFPREKRGQAMAIFGLGVVVAPVLGPTVGAILTEYFSWRMVFFVNLPVAALALLLLAGELPEDKTEEVQIDWKGLALLAVGIGCLQFVLDQGETLDWMSSRVIQVAVIAAILGAFGFIFHALTSRNSVVDLRLFADRNFALCNLIIAGFAVSLFGGIAILPTLVQSLLDFPVIASGHLFIPRGLTAGLSMVLTGAVLVNRFDPRLLAGIGLLLTAIGNFMMGAINLNAGFWELAWPGAISGLGMGLVFVPMSILAFESISKGRQDEASGLFNVTRQLGSSVGISLVGTWVVRGLQTNTAVLSQNVTPYNPAAQAYLSPLGLAPDSAEGAAILGQEIMKQAEMISYLTVFNNLGLLALATIPLLFFCRAPKLGSHVAAHVH